In the genome of Myxococcus stipitatus, one region contains:
- a CDS encoding serine/threonine-protein kinase: protein MVEGLEHWPRDCGRFELLSRLGRGGMAEVFLARVKDGPREGEHVAIKRVRPERAHDDEAHEQLLHEAELARCLSHPHIVGFVEYGELPDGGYLALELVEGPDLGRVLAQCRRRRIELPIDISVLIVRQVLEALAHAHQATSPTGRPLGVVHCDVSPHNVLLSRTGEVKLADFGVARSRAGMALDARRLGKQHYRSPELLAGEVSVAVDLWATAVLLYELLSMESPFPSGPGDEVESAIRGGRVRPVRLHVPEVSDALALVLDRALAPNPAQRFSSAAQFARALASLADDRVATPLAVAAVVRGLMGTTA from the coding sequence ATGGTCGAGGGGTTGGAGCACTGGCCTCGGGACTGTGGCCGCTTCGAGCTGCTCTCACGGCTGGGCCGGGGCGGCATGGCGGAGGTGTTCCTGGCCCGGGTGAAGGACGGCCCGCGCGAGGGAGAGCATGTGGCCATCAAGCGCGTGCGCCCCGAGCGCGCGCACGATGACGAGGCCCACGAGCAGCTCCTGCATGAAGCCGAGCTGGCCCGGTGCCTGAGCCATCCCCACATCGTGGGCTTCGTCGAGTATGGCGAGCTGCCCGACGGCGGGTACCTGGCGCTGGAGCTGGTGGAGGGGCCGGACCTGGGGCGGGTGCTGGCGCAGTGCCGGCGGCGGCGCATCGAGCTGCCCATCGACATCTCCGTGCTCATCGTCCGACAGGTGCTGGAGGCGCTCGCCCATGCGCACCAGGCGACCAGTCCCACGGGGCGCCCGCTGGGCGTCGTCCACTGCGACGTGTCTCCGCACAACGTGCTGCTGTCGCGCACGGGCGAGGTGAAGCTGGCGGACTTCGGCGTGGCGCGCTCCAGGGCGGGCATGGCGCTGGATGCCCGGCGGCTGGGCAAGCAGCACTACCGCTCCCCGGAGCTGCTCGCGGGCGAGGTCTCCGTGGCGGTGGACCTGTGGGCCACCGCGGTGCTGCTGTACGAGCTGCTGTCGATGGAGTCCCCCTTCCCCTCGGGCCCCGGGGACGAGGTCGAGTCCGCCATCCGAGGCGGCCGCGTGCGTCCCGTCCGGCTGCATGTCCCGGAGGTGTCGGACGCCCTCGCGCTGGTGCTGGACCGCGCGCTGGCCCCGAACCCGGCGCAGCGCTTCAGCTCCGCGGCGCAGTTCGCGCGGGCGCTCGCGTCGCTCGCGGATGACCGCGTGGCCACGCCCCTGGCCGTGGCCGCCGTGGTGCGGGGGTTGATGGGCACCACGGCGTAG
- a CDS encoding TIGR02266 family protein, translating into MPVFGLAALWNGRATPERAAAVVEGLEALLPSAQTLQFVVAMQAEQAGIELKVEAPGYPRAAVERLADEVKRSGGTFVELWRLPKAERDSFRNLTFAGGRAFGGHERAEASRLLAQHVGALAARPPPPSAPPPPPPAPTPELDPRRVPPAPPGSPQRRGRRFAVRLELEFRTELDFVREHALNISNGGLFIRTAHRPPPDSIVTVDVKLPNGERLQGDAVVVHVVDDPYSGGVGLAFLSDDATFSQTLDRYLASLVGGAG; encoded by the coding sequence GTGCCTGTCTTCGGTCTCGCGGCCTTGTGGAATGGAAGGGCAACACCCGAGCGTGCGGCGGCGGTAGTCGAGGGGCTTGAGGCCCTGCTGCCCTCGGCGCAGACGCTGCAGTTCGTCGTGGCGATGCAGGCAGAGCAGGCGGGCATCGAGCTCAAGGTGGAAGCGCCCGGCTATCCGCGCGCGGCGGTGGAGCGGCTCGCGGACGAGGTGAAGCGCAGCGGAGGGACGTTCGTGGAGCTGTGGCGTCTGCCCAAGGCGGAGCGCGACTCGTTCCGCAACCTCACCTTCGCCGGGGGGCGGGCCTTCGGAGGCCATGAGCGCGCGGAGGCCTCTCGCCTGCTGGCGCAGCATGTGGGTGCGCTGGCGGCCCGGCCTCCTCCTCCCTCGGCGCCGCCTCCGCCGCCCCCCGCGCCGACGCCGGAGTTGGATCCTCGACGCGTGCCGCCCGCACCGCCTGGGAGTCCCCAGCGCCGAGGCCGCCGCTTCGCGGTGAGGCTGGAGCTGGAGTTCCGCACTGAACTGGACTTCGTGCGGGAGCACGCGCTGAACATCTCAAACGGGGGTCTCTTCATCCGCACCGCACACCGACCGCCGCCGGATAGCATCGTCACCGTCGATGTGAAGCTGCCCAATGGCGAGCGGCTCCAGGGCGACGCGGTGGTGGTGCACGTGGTGGATGACCCTTACAGCGGCGGGGTGGGACTCGCGTTCCTCAGCGACGACGCGACCTTCTCCCAGACACTGGACCGCTACCTGGCGAGCCTGGTGGGCGGAGCGGGGTAG
- the cglD gene encoding adventurous gliding motility lipoprotein CglD — translation MRTPLSRLIACVLMSASLLVGCGGSDPDDPKPQVTEDGGSDAGSDAGHDEEDAGIDPDPDPDPGKVPTDIEDPDNKTKDSDCDGLTDAEEFANVYPNGLKTDPGLRDTDGDGIRDGVEVGRTSSVDPKCSFRGDMDPQSRTSPVKADTDGDGIPDGLEDTNRNGAREITETDPNAIDSDGDGISDGEEDSNKSGTVSPGETDPRKRDTDGDGLSDSLERKLGTDPLKPDTDGDGCSDGDEDRNRNGVRDSGETDPKVADCAASIPDADFDGIPDSVEAATGTDKNKADTDGDGLPDGVEDENKNGRVDPGETDPRLTDTDCDGLQDGSGRNGFLGEDANNNGKVDGAETDPTNPDTDGDGLRDGLERGVTTAQAPRKDCGYSGDADPTTTTSPTNPDSDGDTIPDGAEDANQNGRVDPNELDPKNPADGASGTPAGQACRVSNLRPVTFKEENGADIRLALPATFKDANITYLTAGGSTVGVIGWDDTKQVTMIAYKRGKVGTSTTPVGDEAGIRAASFNTTTPDVAQTFTTWDGYAALAARYALAGSTDLKAATNTLVRSLVPNSTGSLSGSAGVSGPFTLQAQYVHRTDASVLVVMALTPTASYNEAGSLFTSLDAAGGTSLAQFGDADAVQCELFTSKQAVVDFLFVVDDSGSMADSQAALANAATAVANKLANSTLDWRLAMVTSSYTSGNSNHVNRGVVRGFTRNINQFKAWLTTSSACNNGQCTGVTIPPGTDPTTCSAATPSCWVGTGGNGEEKSMDAARAAINDKLVPNGTIADDRIRPGAKVVVVILTDTHDYSTDSIATFTQYFRGTGTTATTKNPLNQVIQVHGILCPLDGVTGDTATWCHNQEDPRNPKHLDIIQATGGVSGSIRSSASITTTINGIVDSTIAAVGHKTQQPPIGASVKVSVAAVANPATCPTPADLPRSRTNGFDVDGINRTLSFFGGCRPQADNTQAAVSYRYWSDRTTNADGVPPPCKSDPNYDPTQADYCKRQLVCNRVTDKCECPADCGGGGAPGQVCDTDVNVCAFKCAPDCGGECGTYESCNSATCACTCVQSATCAPGYKFDPSVCACACDTSVLSCGSTSQPDAASCSCACKADCGGCPANTRCNVNTCACEGVIG, via the coding sequence ATGCGTACGCCCCTCTCACGGCTCATCGCCTGCGTGCTCATGTCAGCGTCATTGCTGGTGGGCTGCGGTGGGTCGGACCCCGATGATCCCAAACCCCAGGTGACCGAAGATGGTGGTTCGGACGCGGGGTCGGATGCAGGCCACGATGAGGAAGATGCGGGAATTGATCCGGACCCCGACCCCGACCCGGGCAAGGTGCCCACGGATATCGAGGACCCGGACAACAAGACAAAGGACTCCGACTGCGATGGCCTGACGGACGCGGAGGAGTTCGCGAATGTCTATCCCAACGGGCTGAAGACGGACCCGGGCTTGCGCGACACGGACGGCGACGGAATCCGTGACGGCGTGGAAGTGGGCCGCACCAGCAGCGTCGACCCGAAGTGCTCGTTCCGCGGGGACATGGACCCGCAGTCGCGCACCTCGCCGGTGAAGGCAGACACGGACGGCGATGGAATCCCAGACGGCCTGGAGGACACCAACCGCAACGGCGCGCGGGAGATTACGGAGACGGACCCGAACGCCATCGACTCGGATGGTGATGGCATCTCGGATGGTGAGGAGGACTCCAACAAGAGCGGCACGGTGAGCCCCGGCGAGACGGACCCGCGCAAGCGCGACACGGACGGCGATGGCCTGTCGGACAGCCTGGAGCGGAAGCTGGGCACCGACCCGCTCAAGCCGGACACGGACGGTGACGGCTGCAGCGACGGTGACGAGGACCGCAACCGCAACGGCGTGCGTGACAGCGGCGAGACGGACCCGAAGGTCGCCGACTGCGCGGCCTCCATTCCGGACGCGGACTTCGACGGCATCCCCGACTCGGTGGAAGCCGCCACGGGCACCGACAAGAACAAGGCCGACACGGACGGCGACGGCCTGCCCGACGGTGTCGAGGACGAGAACAAGAACGGGCGCGTGGACCCCGGCGAGACGGACCCCCGCCTGACGGACACCGACTGTGACGGCCTGCAGGATGGCTCGGGCCGCAACGGCTTCCTGGGCGAGGACGCCAACAACAACGGCAAGGTGGACGGCGCCGAGACGGACCCGACCAACCCGGACACCGACGGTGACGGTCTGCGCGACGGCCTGGAGCGCGGTGTGACGACGGCGCAGGCGCCGCGCAAGGACTGTGGCTACTCGGGCGATGCGGACCCGACCACCACGACGAGCCCGACGAACCCGGACTCGGACGGCGACACCATTCCGGACGGCGCGGAGGACGCGAACCAGAACGGCCGCGTGGACCCGAACGAGCTGGACCCGAAGAACCCGGCGGACGGCGCCTCCGGGACGCCCGCGGGCCAGGCGTGCCGCGTGAGCAACCTGCGGCCGGTCACCTTCAAGGAGGAGAACGGCGCGGACATCCGGCTCGCGCTGCCGGCCACCTTCAAGGACGCCAACATCACCTACCTGACGGCGGGTGGCTCCACGGTGGGCGTCATCGGCTGGGATGACACCAAGCAGGTGACGATGATTGCGTACAAGCGCGGCAAGGTGGGCACCTCCACCACGCCCGTGGGGGACGAGGCGGGCATCCGCGCCGCGTCGTTCAACACCACGACGCCCGATGTCGCGCAGACGTTCACCACCTGGGATGGCTACGCGGCGCTGGCGGCGCGCTACGCGCTGGCGGGCTCGACGGACCTGAAGGCGGCGACGAACACGCTGGTGCGCTCGCTGGTTCCGAACAGCACGGGCTCGCTCTCCGGGTCGGCGGGAGTCAGCGGTCCCTTCACGCTCCAGGCGCAGTACGTCCACCGCACCGACGCCAGCGTGCTGGTCGTCATGGCCCTCACGCCCACGGCCAGCTACAACGAGGCTGGAAGCCTCTTCACGTCGTTGGACGCGGCGGGAGGAACCTCCCTGGCCCAGTTCGGTGACGCGGACGCGGTGCAGTGTGAGCTGTTCACCTCGAAGCAGGCGGTGGTGGACTTCCTCTTCGTGGTGGATGACAGCGGCTCCATGGCGGACTCGCAGGCGGCGCTGGCGAACGCGGCCACGGCGGTGGCCAACAAGCTGGCCAACTCGACGTTGGATTGGCGTCTGGCGATGGTGACGTCCAGCTACACGTCCGGCAATTCCAACCACGTCAACCGGGGGGTGGTGCGAGGCTTCACCCGCAACATCAACCAGTTCAAGGCGTGGCTGACGACGAGCAGCGCTTGCAACAACGGACAGTGCACGGGGGTGACGATTCCTCCTGGCACGGACCCGACCACCTGCTCGGCGGCGACTCCGTCCTGCTGGGTGGGCACGGGAGGCAATGGCGAGGAGAAGTCGATGGACGCGGCGCGCGCGGCCATCAACGACAAGCTGGTGCCGAACGGCACGATTGCGGATGACCGCATCCGTCCTGGCGCGAAGGTGGTGGTCGTCATCCTGACGGACACGCACGACTACTCGACCGACAGCATCGCGACCTTCACGCAGTACTTCCGGGGCACGGGCACCACGGCGACCACCAAGAACCCGCTGAACCAGGTCATCCAGGTCCACGGCATCCTCTGTCCGCTGGATGGCGTGACGGGTGACACGGCGACGTGGTGTCACAACCAGGAAGACCCCCGCAATCCGAAGCACCTGGACATCATCCAGGCGACGGGTGGCGTGTCGGGCAGCATCCGGAGCTCCGCGTCCATCACCACGACCATCAACGGCATCGTGGACAGCACCATCGCCGCGGTGGGCCACAAGACGCAGCAGCCGCCCATTGGCGCCTCGGTGAAGGTGTCCGTGGCGGCGGTGGCGAACCCCGCGACGTGCCCCACGCCGGCGGACCTGCCGCGCAGCCGGACCAACGGCTTCGACGTGGACGGCATCAACCGCACGCTGTCGTTCTTCGGCGGCTGCCGCCCGCAGGCGGACAACACGCAGGCGGCGGTGTCCTACCGCTACTGGAGCGACCGGACGACCAACGCCGACGGCGTGCCGCCTCCGTGCAAGTCGGACCCGAACTACGACCCGACCCAGGCGGACTACTGCAAGCGTCAGCTCGTCTGCAACCGCGTGACGGACAAGTGCGAGTGCCCCGCGGACTGTGGTGGTGGCGGAGCGCCCGGCCAGGTCTGTGACACGGACGTGAACGTGTGCGCCTTCAAGTGCGCGCCGGACTGCGGTGGCGAGTGCGGCACCTACGAGTCGTGCAACTCGGCGACGTGCGCCTGCACGTGCGTCCAGTCGGCGACGTGCGCGCCGGGCTACAAGTTCGACCCGAGCGTGTGCGCCTGCGCGTGTGACACGTCGGTGCTGAGCTGCGGCTCCACGTCGCAGCCGGATGCGGCCTCGTGCTCGTGCGCGTGCAAGGCCGACTGCGGTGGTTGCCCGGCGAACACGCGGTGCAACGTGAACACCTGCGCGTGTGAAGGCGTCATCGGCTGA